A genome region from Microbacterium profundi includes the following:
- a CDS encoding molybdopterin-dependent oxidoreductase — MAKRSSDRRFIAWAALAGVIGGAVFLATAELFALLFARSASPILAVGGFVIDIVPQPFKEFAIATFGEYDKIALLAGLGLAVIIASAIAGVLQLVRPPLGVIALVIAGVLSTAAIVTRAGVAPLAFLPPVLGTVAGSFLLVLLVRRLRAWRASASAAVENHREDEDAQVDLVVDTPGAPKELNRRRFFVLSALAGASAVVVGITARTVSMAVGSVESIRKALKLPAPRTKVTVPDGAELDVPGLSELFTPNDDFYRVDTALTVPTIDPETWRLVIDGMVDQRVELSFQDILDMGVDEYAITLTCVSNEVGGELVGNAMWLGVPLRDVLRKAGVKSGADMVLSRSVDGYTASTPLAALVDDELDAILAVGMNGEPLPLEHGFPVRMVVPGLYGYVSATKWLTELKVTTFADDEAYWTPRGYSAEAPIKFSSRLDTPSIGEAVPAGRIPIAGVAWAQSVGIERVEVRIDEGEWMPATLSAPINDDTWVQWFMEWDATPGTHYVAVRAVNKNGDLQIEERAPIAPNGSSGWQRSLIRVS, encoded by the coding sequence CACTCGCGGGCGTGATCGGCGGGGCGGTCTTCCTCGCCACGGCGGAGCTGTTCGCGCTGCTCTTCGCGCGTTCAGCCAGCCCGATCCTCGCGGTGGGTGGCTTCGTGATCGACATCGTGCCTCAGCCTTTCAAGGAATTCGCGATCGCGACCTTCGGCGAGTACGACAAGATCGCCCTGCTGGCGGGGCTGGGCCTTGCCGTGATCATCGCCTCGGCGATCGCCGGTGTTCTGCAGCTCGTGCGTCCTCCGCTCGGCGTGATCGCACTGGTCATCGCCGGCGTGCTGTCGACCGCCGCGATCGTCACCCGTGCCGGGGTGGCGCCGCTCGCATTCCTCCCGCCGGTTCTCGGAACGGTCGCCGGCTCGTTCCTGCTGGTCCTCCTCGTCCGACGCCTGCGGGCATGGCGCGCATCGGCATCCGCCGCCGTGGAGAATCACCGAGAAGACGAAGATGCTCAGGTCGACCTCGTCGTCGACACACCCGGGGCCCCGAAGGAACTCAACCGGAGACGGTTCTTCGTGCTCTCGGCACTTGCCGGAGCATCCGCCGTCGTCGTCGGCATCACCGCCCGCACCGTGAGCATGGCGGTGGGGTCAGTGGAGTCGATCCGCAAGGCGCTCAAGCTTCCGGCTCCACGCACGAAGGTGACCGTGCCCGACGGTGCAGAACTCGATGTCCCAGGGCTCAGCGAACTGTTCACCCCGAACGACGACTTCTACCGGGTCGACACCGCGCTCACCGTGCCGACGATCGATCCGGAGACCTGGCGACTGGTCATCGACGGCATGGTCGACCAGCGCGTCGAGCTGAGCTTCCAGGACATCCTCGACATGGGGGTGGACGAGTACGCGATCACCCTGACATGCGTCTCGAACGAGGTCGGCGGTGAGCTCGTGGGCAACGCGATGTGGCTCGGTGTTCCGCTTCGCGACGTACTGCGCAAGGCGGGCGTGAAGTCGGGCGCCGACATGGTGCTCTCTCGCAGCGTCGACGGATACACCGCGAGCACACCGCTCGCGGCCCTGGTCGACGACGAGCTCGATGCGATCCTCGCGGTCGGTATGAACGGAGAACCGCTGCCGCTCGAGCACGGGTTCCCGGTGCGGATGGTCGTGCCGGGGCTCTACGGCTACGTGTCGGCGACGAAGTGGCTGACTGAGCTCAAGGTCACCACCTTCGCCGACGACGAGGCCTACTGGACGCCGCGAGGGTACAGTGCGGAGGCGCCGATCAAGTTCTCCTCCCGTCTGGACACACCTAGCATCGGCGAGGCCGTGCCGGCCGGACGCATCCCGATCGCGGGTGTGGCCTGGGCGCAGTCGGTCGGAATCGAGCGTGTGGAGGTGCGCATCGATGAGGGCGAATGGATGCCGGCGACACTGTCGGCGCCCATCAACGACGACACCTGGGTGCAGTGGTTCATGGAATGGGACGCGACACCGGGCACGCACTACGTCGCCGTTCGCGCCGTCAACAAGAACGGCGACCTCCAGATCGAGGAACGCGCGCCCATCGCCCCGAACGGCTCATCCGGCTGGCAGCGCTCGCTCATCCGCGTGAGCTGA
- a CDS encoding SMP-30/gluconolactonase/LRE family protein, translated as MTAETDLLPHGSAVERPATGVTWSEGPLWIPDEGVLRWSDIPGNRIMRWEAATSEVSVHRSDVEFTNGRMLDRDGSVVQCSHGRRRLERELPDGTVTEIVSHWGEHRLNSPNDVALATDGAYWFTDPDYGITQPREGHPGIREYGGCRVFRSSDADGLTSVIDDMDRPNGIAFSPDGGIVYVTDTGPELGARRDHRIRAYDVDGTRATNGRRFAAIETGVPDGIAVDVEGRVWSSAGDGVHVFSPEGTELAFVPVPEVISNLCFGGFDGTELFITATTSLYRVRTSTRAASSDPVDLQTVSAHADERALPAG; from the coding sequence ATGACGGCTGAAACGGACCTGCTCCCCCACGGCTCGGCCGTCGAACGACCCGCCACCGGCGTCACCTGGTCGGAGGGGCCGCTCTGGATCCCCGACGAAGGAGTCCTGCGGTGGAGCGACATCCCGGGTAACCGCATCATGCGTTGGGAGGCGGCGACCTCCGAGGTGAGCGTTCATCGCAGCGACGTGGAGTTCACGAACGGCCGGATGCTGGACCGAGACGGCAGCGTCGTGCAGTGCTCGCACGGGCGGCGTCGGCTGGAACGGGAGCTACCCGACGGGACCGTCACCGAGATCGTCAGCCACTGGGGTGAGCATCGCCTGAACTCTCCGAACGACGTGGCGCTCGCGACTGACGGGGCTTACTGGTTCACCGACCCCGACTACGGCATCACTCAGCCGCGCGAGGGGCATCCCGGCATCCGCGAGTACGGCGGTTGCCGGGTCTTCCGCTCGTCGGATGCCGACGGCCTCACGTCCGTGATCGATGACATGGACCGCCCGAACGGGATCGCGTTCTCGCCCGACGGCGGCATCGTCTACGTCACCGACACCGGGCCAGAGCTGGGCGCACGGCGTGACCACCGGATCCGCGCGTACGACGTGGACGGGACCCGGGCAACCAACGGCCGAAGATTCGCCGCGATCGAGACGGGCGTACCCGACGGCATCGCCGTCGATGTGGAGGGCCGAGTGTGGTCGTCGGCCGGCGACGGCGTGCACGTGTTCTCACCGGAGGGGACGGAGTTGGCCTTCGTCCCTGTTCCCGAGGTGATCTCGAACCTCTGTTTCGGAGGATTCGATGGCACAGAGCTCTTCATCACAGCCACGACCAGCCTCTACCGCGTCCGCACGTCTACGAGGGCTGCCAGTTCTGACCCTGTCGACCTGCAGACTGTGTCAGCTCACGCGGATGAGCGAGCGCTGCCAGCCGGATGA
- a CDS encoding SDR family oxidoreductase, with translation MTSLNGAIVLVTGANGGIGTHFVREALARGAAKVYATARNPREWDDERVVPLALDVTDAESIRAAVEAAPDVTVLVNNAGASTSSPGILTHTDEEIRRNVETNFLGPLFLARAFAPVLAAHDGETAIIDIHSALSWYAVAGIYSATKAALWSATNSLRLELQPAGVQVVGVHVGWVDTAMAAHTTDPKLDPAVLVAKVLDATEAGEYEVLADDTSVNVKAGLSAPLEALYPQLAAR, from the coding sequence ATGACTTCATTGAACGGCGCCATCGTCCTCGTCACCGGCGCGAACGGCGGCATCGGAACCCACTTCGTCCGCGAAGCACTCGCCCGCGGCGCGGCGAAGGTCTACGCCACCGCCCGCAACCCTCGCGAATGGGATGACGAGCGGGTCGTCCCCCTCGCCCTCGACGTCACGGATGCCGAGTCCATTCGCGCTGCCGTCGAAGCCGCACCCGACGTGACCGTGCTGGTCAACAATGCCGGCGCATCCACGTCGTCCCCCGGCATCCTCACCCACACCGACGAGGAGATCCGCCGGAACGTCGAGACCAACTTCCTCGGTCCGCTTTTCCTTGCGCGCGCGTTCGCTCCCGTCCTCGCGGCGCACGACGGCGAGACGGCGATCATCGACATCCACTCGGCCCTGAGCTGGTACGCCGTCGCAGGCATCTACTCGGCGACCAAGGCGGCACTGTGGTCGGCGACGAACTCGCTCCGACTCGAGCTCCAGCCTGCAGGTGTCCAGGTCGTGGGAGTTCACGTCGGCTGGGTCGACACCGCGATGGCAGCGCACACCACAGACCCGAAGCTCGACCCCGCCGTGCTCGTCGCCAAGGTGCTCGACGCCACCGAGGCCGGCGAGTACGAGGTGCTCGCCGACGACACATCGGTGAACGTCAAAGCGGGTCTCTCGGCTCCGCTCGAGGCGCTCTACCCGCAGCTCGCCGCGAGGTAG
- a CDS encoding TetR/AcrR family transcriptional regulator, whose protein sequence is MPVAPQPLGRRERNKQAKLERITAAAGALFAKHGVDEVTTQQIAEAADIGTGTLFLYAKTKGELLLLVQNAHYTDALERGRAAAADASNALDGVMALVSAIVDCNRTQVENGRTYLREMVFGDPAEPRHAEALMIVAQTEQVCSDILIDRAKVATAEAPSLARVISAIMFLEIGSSLNVDARTAEILASIRTQVAAILPGEHS, encoded by the coding sequence ATGCCAGTGGCTCCACAGCCGCTCGGGCGGCGCGAGCGGAACAAGCAGGCCAAACTCGAGCGCATCACTGCTGCCGCCGGTGCATTGTTCGCGAAGCACGGTGTCGATGAGGTCACCACGCAGCAGATCGCTGAAGCGGCCGACATCGGCACCGGCACGCTGTTCTTGTATGCGAAGACCAAGGGTGAGCTATTGCTGCTGGTGCAGAACGCCCACTACACCGACGCTCTGGAACGCGGGCGCGCTGCGGCGGCCGACGCGTCGAACGCCTTGGACGGCGTCATGGCCTTGGTCTCCGCGATCGTCGACTGCAACCGCACGCAAGTGGAGAATGGCCGCACCTACCTGCGCGAGATGGTCTTCGGTGATCCTGCCGAGCCTCGTCACGCCGAAGCGCTCATGATCGTGGCGCAGACCGAGCAGGTGTGCTCCGACATCCTGATCGACCGAGCGAAGGTGGCGACCGCGGAGGCGCCGTCGTTGGCGCGGGTGATCTCGGCCATCATGTTCCTCGAGATAGGGTCGAGCCTGAACGTCGACGCACGCACTGCAGAGATCCTGGCGAGCATCCGCACGCAGGTCGCAGCCATCTTGCCCGGGGAGCACTCATGA
- a CDS encoding PaaI family thioesterase, giving the protein MTDSDAVSSTERTRTLNYRVPGRDKRDLFSRTGLEQLRAVASGEVPPPPISSHIGLDFVTIDDGDVVMTAVPDESHYNPIGSVHGGVFATVLDSVCGCAVHSTLPAGVGYTSLEIKVSFLRPITADTGQVTAHGWVTRRGRSASFAEADIRDSEGRVLATASSTCLIIQPGPPPSPAA; this is encoded by the coding sequence ATGACCGACTCCGACGCCGTATCCTCGACCGAACGAACACGCACGCTCAACTACCGGGTACCGGGGCGTGACAAGCGCGACCTCTTCTCGCGCACCGGTCTCGAGCAGCTGCGCGCGGTCGCATCGGGCGAGGTCCCGCCGCCTCCGATCAGCAGTCACATCGGGCTCGACTTCGTCACGATCGATGACGGAGACGTCGTGATGACGGCGGTGCCGGACGAATCGCACTACAACCCGATCGGCTCGGTGCACGGCGGGGTCTTCGCCACCGTGCTCGATTCGGTGTGCGGATGCGCCGTCCATTCGACGCTGCCCGCCGGCGTCGGCTACACGAGCCTCGAGATCAAGGTGTCGTTCCTCCGCCCGATCACGGCAGACACCGGACAGGTGACCGCGCACGGATGGGTGACCCGCCGCGGGCGCAGCGCCTCTTTCGCCGAGGCGGACATCCGCGACAGCGAAGGTCGTGTTCTTGCGACAGCATCCAGCACCTGCCTGATCATCCAGCCTGGTCCGCCGCCGAGCCCGGCCGCGTAA
- the dcd gene encoding dCTP deaminase produces the protein MLLSDRDIRAELASGRIGLAPHEPEMIQPSSIDVRLDRYFRLFDNHKYPFIDPSEDQPDLTHLIEVKPDEPFILHPGEFALGATFEQVTLSDDIAARLEGKSSLGRLGLITHSTAGFIDPGFTGHVTLELANVATLPIKLWPGMKIGQLCFFRLTSPAENPYGSGPYGNRYQGQRGPTASRSFQNFHRTDVGNTTLGSVGG, from the coding sequence GTGCTTCTCAGCGACCGCGACATCAGAGCAGAACTCGCCTCCGGCCGGATCGGCCTCGCTCCGCACGAGCCGGAGATGATCCAGCCGTCAAGCATCGACGTGCGTCTCGACAGGTACTTCCGCCTGTTCGACAACCACAAGTACCCGTTCATCGATCCGTCGGAGGATCAGCCCGACCTCACCCACCTGATCGAGGTGAAACCGGACGAGCCGTTCATCCTGCACCCCGGCGAGTTCGCGCTCGGCGCGACGTTCGAGCAGGTCACTCTGTCGGACGACATCGCCGCGAGACTCGAGGGCAAGAGCTCACTCGGACGCCTCGGCCTGATCACGCACTCCACCGCAGGCTTCATCGACCCCGGCTTCACCGGTCACGTCACGCTCGAACTCGCGAACGTCGCGACTCTGCCGATCAAGCTCTGGCCCGGGATGAAGATCGGGCAGCTGTGCTTCTTCCGCCTGACCTCTCCCGCCGAGAACCCCTACGGCTCCGGCCCGTACGGAAACCGGTACCAGGGACAGCGCGGGCCGACGGCATCCCGCTCGTTCCAGAACTTCCACCGCACCGACGTGGGCAACACCACCCTGGGGTCGGTCGGCGGCTGA
- a CDS encoding MarR family winged helix-turn-helix transcriptional regulator, producing MNTINPDENSRPFGFWLKAVDRLMAAEFASAFESFGLTRREWRLLNVIDGTVPADRPKSDRPIPAHKLTRLIELGWVTDADGTWTLTDEGRTAKERLGGIVDGIRAKVTDAVPAEDLATTMATLEQVARAFGWNEETPLPRGRGRRGSDPRGFGRGRGRGFGPHGFGSRGFGKPGFGPQSFDHEGHGAPDYDGRGHCEHGDRRFAHDADHGHRGGPHARNGHECYEHRGHGRGRTHFARFVQGSYERGFDAGFTRGRDAQ from the coding sequence ATGAACACCATCAACCCTGATGAGAACTCCCGCCCGTTCGGATTCTGGCTCAAGGCCGTCGATCGCCTCATGGCGGCCGAGTTCGCCTCCGCCTTCGAGTCCTTTGGGCTCACGCGCCGCGAATGGCGCCTCCTGAACGTCATCGACGGCACGGTTCCGGCCGACCGCCCGAAGAGCGATCGTCCGATTCCCGCACACAAGCTGACGCGGCTGATCGAGCTGGGCTGGGTGACGGATGCCGACGGCACGTGGACCCTGACCGACGAAGGCCGCACGGCCAAGGAACGCCTCGGCGGCATCGTCGACGGCATCCGCGCGAAGGTCACCGACGCGGTTCCCGCTGAAGACCTCGCCACCACAATGGCCACGCTCGAGCAAGTCGCCCGCGCATTCGGCTGGAACGAGGAGACGCCGCTCCCCCGCGGACGCGGACGTCGAGGCTCCGACCCTCGCGGATTCGGCCGAGGACGCGGTCGCGGGTTCGGCCCGCACGGCTTCGGATCCCGCGGATTCGGCAAGCCCGGATTCGGCCCGCAGTCCTTCGACCACGAGGGCCATGGCGCCCCTGACTACGACGGACGCGGACACTGCGAGCACGGCGACCGCCGGTTCGCGCACGATGCCGACCACGGCCACCGTGGCGGCCCGCACGCCCGCAACGGACACGAGTGCTACGAACACCGGGGCCACGGCCGCGGTCGCACGCACTTCGCACGCTTCGTGCAGGGCTCCTACGAGCGCGGCTTCGACGCGGGATTCACCCGCGGTCGCGACGCGCAGTGA
- a CDS encoding MarR family winged helix-turn-helix transcriptional regulator, translating to MSTDNPDPAEIIAQALGRLRGRRPHGPGRGGPHGMRGDFPGDHHAHGHGHGDHPPLGRRGIVPPPWAGGPGGRLGGPAWMRMLEALAAASEPLSVSALGEAVGVDQPRASRLVQQGVQRGLVQREADPDDARRTRIALTETGQKIARGMRGERREVLSKALESFTDEEASELARLLSKLADNWGN from the coding sequence GTGAGCACAGACAATCCAGACCCGGCCGAGATCATCGCGCAGGCCCTCGGGCGTCTGCGCGGACGACGACCCCACGGCCCAGGACGCGGCGGTCCGCATGGGATGCGCGGAGATTTCCCGGGGGATCATCACGCGCATGGCCATGGGCATGGCGACCACCCGCCGCTCGGCCGTCGTGGAATCGTCCCTCCGCCCTGGGCCGGCGGACCCGGGGGACGTCTGGGCGGACCCGCGTGGATGCGGATGCTGGAGGCTCTGGCCGCGGCATCCGAACCGCTCAGTGTGAGCGCGCTCGGCGAGGCCGTGGGCGTCGACCAGCCGCGCGCCTCACGCCTCGTGCAGCAGGGGGTTCAGCGCGGGCTCGTGCAGCGAGAGGCCGACCCCGACGACGCACGTCGCACCCGCATCGCCCTCACGGAGACCGGCCAGAAGATCGCCCGCGGCATGCGTGGCGAGCGACGTGAGGTGCTGTCGAAGGCGCTCGAGTCGTTTACTGATGAAGAGGCCAGCGAGCTCGCCCGTCTGCTGTCGAAGCTCGCCGATAACTGGGGGAACTGA
- a CDS encoding MFS transporter: MSASAPTTDGPERSSRGRGVLAWALWDWGSAAFNAVVTTFVFSTFLASQLFVDPEIVAAAAGDTKDPGLVAALAGNASLVGWALAIAGVLIAVLAPVLGQRSDGTGRRKLWLAINTGIVVLAMAAMVFVVGAPEYLILGATLLAVGNIFFEFAGVNYNAMLVQVSTKENMGRVSGFGWGMGYVGGIVLLIILLVGFIGLVSSPGPLGITTDGALHIRLAVLASALWFGVFAIPVLLRVPEIPAREAQNRVGFFRSYVVLAGTIKKLWHGNRQVLMFLVASAVFRDGLAGVFTFGAIIAAQVFGFSSSQVLYFAVAANVVAGISTILAGRLDDAFGPKRVIMTSLIGLVVAGTAVLFIGDAQIGFWIAGLILCMFVGPVQSASRSMLARITPEGREGEIFGLYATTGRAVSFLAPTLFALFVGLSGDTRLGILGIVIVLLVGLVLMLPVKAKQAVIE; this comes from the coding sequence ATGAGCGCTTCCGCACCGACGACCGACGGCCCCGAGCGATCCTCCCGCGGCCGTGGCGTTCTCGCCTGGGCTTTGTGGGACTGGGGATCCGCAGCATTCAACGCGGTCGTCACGACCTTCGTGTTCAGCACGTTCCTCGCCAGCCAGCTGTTCGTCGACCCCGAGATCGTGGCTGCCGCGGCCGGCGATACGAAGGACCCCGGACTTGTCGCGGCCCTCGCGGGAAACGCCAGCTTGGTCGGCTGGGCGCTCGCGATCGCCGGGGTCCTCATCGCGGTGCTCGCTCCGGTGCTGGGCCAGCGCTCCGACGGCACGGGACGCCGCAAGCTCTGGCTGGCCATCAACACCGGCATCGTCGTGCTCGCCATGGCCGCGATGGTCTTCGTCGTCGGCGCTCCCGAGTACCTGATCCTCGGAGCCACGCTGCTCGCGGTCGGCAACATCTTCTTCGAGTTCGCGGGAGTCAACTACAACGCCATGCTCGTACAGGTCTCCACGAAGGAGAACATGGGGCGCGTGTCGGGCTTCGGCTGGGGCATGGGATACGTCGGCGGCATCGTGCTGCTGATCATCCTGCTCGTCGGTTTCATCGGCCTGGTCTCCAGCCCCGGACCGCTCGGGATCACGACCGATGGCGCCCTGCACATCCGACTCGCGGTGCTCGCGTCGGCCCTCTGGTTCGGCGTCTTCGCGATTCCGGTGCTGCTGAGGGTCCCCGAGATCCCTGCACGTGAAGCGCAGAACCGCGTCGGATTCTTCCGCTCCTACGTCGTGCTCGCCGGCACGATCAAGAAGCTCTGGCACGGCAACCGGCAGGTGCTGATGTTCCTTGTGGCGAGCGCCGTGTTCCGCGACGGACTTGCCGGCGTCTTCACCTTCGGCGCGATCATCGCCGCGCAGGTGTTCGGCTTCTCCAGCTCGCAGGTGCTCTACTTCGCCGTGGCCGCCAACGTGGTCGCCGGCATCAGCACGATCCTCGCCGGACGTCTCGATGACGCCTTCGGCCCGAAGCGAGTGATCATGACGTCCCTCATCGGGCTCGTGGTCGCCGGCACCGCTGTGCTGTTCATCGGCGATGCGCAGATCGGCTTCTGGATCGCCGGCCTCATCCTGTGCATGTTCGTCGGTCCCGTGCAGTCCGCGAGCCGCTCGATGCTCGCACGCATCACGCCGGAAGGCCGTGAGGGCGAGATCTTCGGCCTCTACGCGACGACGGGACGCGCCGTGTCGTTCTTGGCTCCCACCCTGTTCGCCCTGTTCGTCGGCCTCAGCGGCGACACGCGCCTCGGCATCCTCGGCATCGTGATCGTGCTGCTCGTCGGCCTGGTGCTAATGCTCCCCGTGAAGGCCAAGCAGGCGGTCATCGAGTAG